From Dendropsophus ebraccatus isolate aDenEbr1 chromosome 2, aDenEbr1.pat, whole genome shotgun sequence, a single genomic window includes:
- the LOC138783858 gene encoding patched domain-containing protein 3-like, which produces MCTDQQNMNWCYADCLERPLSLGFRRLGKLIARNPWYFVIIPIILSVGLGVGLCFLEKREINKLEELFTPEGGIAKGQRDFIKIHFPMNESGQFSIPRLYTEGTFASLIIVSTSGNILNWSNFEELLKLDATVKNLTSKSSMRFSDLCAQIDGPSCLPANPLLNSMNSTEDILITYPVLSNGEYIGLYIGGVMLGPDDHLLKAQALRFLYYLKDENGKLQSKSSEWLEAFMTFLPHEIEKLHLRSLVVYHSTSISLQKEFDRSTETGIPLFSITYVVTIVFSILSCISFDNVRNKIWLTTIGMISPGLAILTSFGLLLLCGVPFAKTVAYAPFLILGVGVDNMFIIISCWQQTKVTSTIEERMADTYRDAAVSITITTLTDVLAFYLGIMTRFPSVQSFCIYTGTALVFCYIYGITFFGALLALNGMQEDSNRHWLTCMKVNKKKDDKKSVLYNVCCVGGSYHPTRETEVEHPVTVFFYKYYGPLLTKPWTKVLVLVLYLLYLSASIYGCVQIQDGIDIRNLARPNSSLTHYYDFEAVYFSKYGPRVMVVVTSEADYWDIETREIIEACMMALEKNHHIAKNYTVSWLRVYGKIAKEANLNITTKENFLKHLGQIYQNFSQFQQDIVTDGHGIKTSRFFIQAINIVTVDDGKNMLTHLREVTANCNVEVFVYHPLFIYLDQYVVIIQSTIQNIVVATVVMLVISILFIPDPLCSLWVTFAIASIIAGVTGFMFFWKVNLDSVSMINLVICIGFSVDFSAHVVYASVSNRKPDANQRVIDALHVLGYPIVQGVLSTIVGIAALSSAQSYIFRTFFKIMLFVITFGALHGLVFIPTFLITVGACRKPGSGKVETENDEGKHTKVLPPAVIYKIHPLASDIQMKKTEVSLPGYAISTSNVKDKSSLDKNCYCMSWQGGFYSVVHADVKHKDEDKAYTLVEYRRKMLEVYLEDRTDQDCR; this is translated from the exons ATGTGCACAGACCAGCAGAACATGAACTGGTGCTATGCGGACTGCTTAGAAAGGCCACTTTCTTTGGGGTTTCGTAGACTGGGTAAACTTATCGCAAGGAACCCTTGGTACTTTGTGATTATTCCTATCATTTTATCGGTTGGGTTAGGAGTTGGGTTATGTTTCTTGGAAAAAAGAGAAATCAATAAGTTGGAAGAGCTCTTCACTCCAGAGGGGGGTATCGCAAAGGGTCAGAGGGATTTTATCAAGATACATTTCCCCATGAATGAATCAGGCCAGTTCTCGATACCGCGACTCTATACGGAGGGCACATTTGCTTCTCTCATCATCGTAAGCACATCAGGAAATATACTCAACTGGAGCAATTTTGAGGAACTTCTGAAGCTGGATGCAACAGTGAAAAACCTGACCTCAAAGTCTTCTATGAGATTCAGTGACTTGTGTGCCCAGATCGATGGTCCATCCTGCCTCCCAGCTAACCCTCTACTCAATTCAATGAATAGTACAGAGGATATCCTAATAACATACCCAGTGCTATCCAATGGGGAGTATATCGGACTGTACATTGGAGGTGTGATGCTAGGTCCTGATGACCACCTACTAAAGGCCCAGGCTCTACGGTTCCTATATTATCTAAAGGATGAAAATGGTAAACTCCAAAGCAAGAGCTCGGAATGGCTGGAGGCCTTCATGACATTTCTACCCCACGAAATAGAAAAATTACATCTGAGGTCTCTGGTG GTTTACCACTCAACATCTATTTCTCTACAAAAGGAGTTTGACAGGAGCACAGAAACTGGTATCCCTCTCTTCTCTATCACCTACGTTGTGACCATAGTCTTCTCTATACTATCTTGTATCAG CTTTGACAATGTAAGAAATAAGATTTGGTTGACTACAATTGGAATGATATCTCCCGGATTAGCCATATTGACCAGTTTTGGGCTGCTTTTACTGTGTGGAGTACCATTTGCAAAAACTGTTGCATACGCACCCTTTCTTATTCTTG GAGTCGGGGTGGACAATATGTTCATTATCATCTCCTGTTGGCAGCAAACAAAGGTGACCAGTACGATTGAAGAACGTATGGCTGACACATACCGTGATGCAGCCGTATCCATCACCATCACTACTCTCACGGATGTCCTGGCGTTCTACCTCGGTATAATGACCCGCTTCCCCTCCGTCCAATCCTTCTGCATCTACACGGGAACTGCTTTGGTCTTCTGCTATATCTACGGCATAACTTTCTTTGGCGCTTTACTGGCTTTGAATGGGATGCAAGAAGATAGCAACAGACATTGGCTAACTTGTATGAAAGTAAATAAGAAAAAGGACGATAAAAAGAGCGTTTTGTATAATGTATGTTGTGTTGGTGGCTCCTATCACCCAACGCGGGAGACTGAAGTTGAGCATCCAGTTACCGTATTCTTTTACAAGTACTATGGCCCACTTCTTACAAAACCTTGGACAAAAGTATTGGTGTTAGTCTTGTATCTGTTATACCTATCCGCCAGTATTTATGGATGTGTTCAGATACAAGACGGAATTGACATTCGAAATTTGGCGAGACCCAATTCTTCTCTGACCCATTACTATGATTTCGAAGCTGTCTATTTTTCTAAGTATGGCCCAAGGGTCATGGTGGTAGTGACCAGTGAGGCAGATTACTGGGATATAGAGACTAGGGAGATTATTGAAGCTTGTATGATGGCGTTAGAAAAGAACCATCACATTGCCAAGAACTACACCGTGTCTTGGTTGAGAGTGTATGGGAAAATAGCTAAGGAGGCAAATCTGAATATAACCACAAAGGAGAATTTCCTGAAACATTTAGGTCAAATCTATCAAAATTTTTCTCAGTTTCAACAGGACATTGTAACGGATGGGCACGGCATTAAGACATCCAGATTCTTCATCCAGGCCATTAACATAGTCACCGTGGATGACGGTAAAAACATGTTAACCCACTTACGAGAAGTCACGGCCAACTGCAATGTCGAAGTGTTTGTCTATCATCCATTGTTCATCTACTTAGACCAGTATGTCGTCATTATCCAAAGCACAATTCAGAATATTGTGGTGGCGACGGTGGTCATGCTGGTCATCTCAATATTGTTCATACCAGACCCATTGTGTTCCTTGTGGGTGACATTTGCGATCGCATCCATTATAGCTGGGGTGACCGGCTTCATGTTCTTCTGGAAAGTCAACTTAGATTCTGTATCGATGATAAACCTGGTCATCTGTATTGGGTTTTCGGTTGACTTTTCAGCTCATGTCGTATACGCCAGTGTTTCTAATAGAAAGCCGGATGCAAACCAGAGAGTGATTGATGCCCTGCATGTCTTGGGTTACCCGATTGTACAAGGGGTTCTGTCGACAATTGTAGGGATTGCTGCTCTTTCTTCGGCACAAAGCTACATCTTTAGAACCTTCTTTAAGATCATGCTCTTTGTCATCACGTTTGGGGCTCTTCACGGGTTAGTATTTATTCCCACATTTTTAATAACAGTAGGAGCTTGTAGAAAACCGGGGAGCGGCAAAGTAGAAACTGAAAATGACGAAGGGAAGCATACAAAGGTTTTGCCCCCCGCAGTTATTTACAAAATTCATCCATTAGCGTCTGATAtccagatgaaaaaaacagaggTGAGCTTGCCAGGATATGCCATTTCCACATCCAACGTGAAGGACAAGAGTAGTCTCGACAAGAATTGTTACTGTATGAGTTGGCAGGGAGGTTTTTACTCTGTTGTTCATGCAGACGTCAAACATAAGGACGAGGATAAAGCTTACACACTTGTGGAATATAGAAGGAAAATGTTGGAAGTTTACCTGGAAGATAGAACTGATCAGGACTGCCgctaa